One Staphylococcus simiae genomic region harbors:
- the lnsB gene encoding CPBP family lipoprotein N-acylation protein LnsB — protein sequence MPHRYNSNQHTLSSSSRIDKRMFIFVLIYIAMLILVPIIVVFGTLGLTAAITQQPPNASLFPITLSVSILLAQIVALIIFYKMYQSRVKSFIQQQIMQSRISNTKRRLIVVTLIVIAILCVIQLLSQCSPVQILDISTTSYTSVIMHSKLAILAVSLSTIIVKPMLDQLIFRYIFIHELAKKFPLRLVIPLSILCEVIVQSYHFDSIVDVIPWLIIASGATYLYISSHYNLIVSYYYQVAIEIFKLILLLIVFR from the coding sequence ATGCCACATCGTTATAATTCTAATCAACACACTTTATCATCTTCTTCACGTATTGATAAACGCATGTTTATTTTTGTTTTAATTTATATTGCCATGCTTATCTTAGTGCCAATTATTGTTGTTTTTGGAACGTTAGGGTTAACTGCAGCAATTACACAACAACCACCAAATGCTTCATTATTTCCAATCACTTTAAGTGTCAGTATATTACTCGCTCAAATCGTTGCGTTAATCATTTTTTATAAAATGTATCAATCACGTGTTAAATCTTTTATACAACAGCAAATCATGCAAAGTCGTATTAGCAATACTAAGAGGCGTCTTATCGTAGTCACACTCATCGTGATTGCAATATTATGTGTCATTCAGTTATTATCTCAATGCTCGCCAGTACAGATCCTTGATATATCTACAACATCATATACCTCGGTCATCATGCATTCTAAGTTAGCAATACTTGCCGTAAGTCTATCTACCATTATTGTCAAACCGATGCTCGATCAACTCATTTTCCGATACATATTCATTCATGAATTAGCTAAAAAGTTTCCTTTACGTCTGGTGATTCCTTTGTCCATACTCTGTGAAGTCATCGTTCAGAGCTATCATTTCGATTCAATTGTCGATGTCATACCTTGGTTGATTATAGCTAGTGGCGCGACATATCTTTACATATCATCTCATTACAATCTCATCGTTAGTTATTACTACCAAGTGGCGATTGAAATTTTCAAATTAATACTACTTTTGATTGTGTTTCGCTAA
- a CDS encoding MBL fold metallo-hydrolase produces MNIRHLRNSTAIIEYAGQHILVDPMLSDKGTLAPFPNSPRQDEFNPLVALPMSIEDILEQTDVVLLTHLHVDHFDNKATEVLPKDIKIYTQNEHDAKEVEEYGFTNVSVFNEVTHLGDVEMYKTEAQHGHGDLLKMTGDVHGVVLKHEDEPTLYIAADTVWFDGVEQALKTYTPDVVVLNGGANQFYEGGPLVMDEQDILKVAQTLPLAQIAVVHMEAVNHWALSRKDLRAFLDDHDLSNRVVAPEDGELLTYTKNVIGNQ; encoded by the coding sequence ATGAATATTAGACATTTAAGAAATTCAACAGCTATCATTGAGTACGCAGGACAACATATTTTAGTAGATCCGATGTTGAGTGATAAAGGGACACTCGCACCATTTCCCAATTCACCACGACAAGATGAGTTTAATCCATTAGTAGCATTACCCATGTCAATCGAAGATATACTAGAACAAACAGATGTTGTGTTACTGACGCATTTACATGTTGATCATTTTGATAATAAAGCAACGGAAGTATTACCAAAAGATATTAAAATTTATACACAAAACGAACATGATGCTAAAGAAGTCGAAGAATATGGTTTCACTAATGTGTCCGTCTTTAATGAAGTAACACACTTAGGTGATGTTGAAATGTATAAGACAGAAGCGCAACATGGTCATGGTGATTTGTTGAAAATGACTGGTGATGTCCATGGCGTTGTATTGAAACATGAAGATGAACCTACGTTATATATAGCAGCAGATACGGTATGGTTTGATGGTGTGGAACAAGCACTTAAAACATATACACCAGATGTCGTTGTGTTAAATGGTGGTGCTAATCAGTTTTATGAAGGTGGACCACTGGTGATGGATGAACAAGATATTCTAAAAGTGGCACAAACATTGCCATTAGCTCAGATTGCTGTTGTGCATATGGAAGCAGTCAATCATTGGGCGCTATCTCGTAAGGATTTACGTGCTTTTTTGGATGATCACGATTTATCTAATAGAGTCGTGGCTCCTGAAGATGGTGAGTTATTAACTTACACTAAAAATGTTATTGGCAACCAATGA
- a CDS encoding SDR family oxidoreductase — translation MKRLENKIAIVTGASTGIGRASAMQLALDGAHVLAVDISDQLSQTVADIREQGGQATAYNVDVSDDQQVESFANEVERRYGHIDVLFNNAGVDNAAGRIHEYPIDVYDKIMNVDMRGTFLMTKLLLPLMMTQGGAIVNTASFSGQAADLNRSGYNAAKGAVINFTKSIAIEYGRDGIRANAIAPGTIETPLVDELTGTAEDEAGRIFRENQKWMTPLGRLGRPEEVAKLVTFLASDDSSFITGETIRIDGGVMAYTWPGEMLSDDSWKKTIE, via the coding sequence GTGAAACGTTTAGAAAATAAGATTGCAATTGTAACTGGTGCAAGTACTGGCATTGGACGAGCATCTGCTATGCAGTTAGCGCTTGATGGTGCGCATGTATTAGCTGTAGATATTTCAGATCAATTATCACAAACAGTTGCAGACATTAGAGAACAAGGTGGACAAGCAACAGCGTATAATGTGGATGTTTCAGATGATCAACAAGTTGAAAGCTTTGCTAATGAAGTTGAGCGTCGTTATGGTCACATCGATGTGTTATTTAATAATGCAGGTGTTGATAATGCTGCAGGTAGAATTCATGAATATCCCATTGATGTATATGACAAAATCATGAATGTAGATATGCGTGGAACATTTTTAATGACAAAATTATTATTGCCATTAATGATGACACAAGGTGGTGCTATTGTTAATACTGCTTCATTTTCAGGACAAGCAGCAGATTTAAATCGCTCTGGTTATAATGCAGCTAAAGGAGCAGTCATTAACTTCACAAAATCTATTGCCATTGAATATGGTAGAGATGGAATACGTGCGAATGCGATTGCACCTGGAACAATTGAAACACCATTAGTAGATGAATTGACAGGTACCGCTGAGGACGAAGCAGGTCGAATATTTAGAGAAAATCAAAAATGGATGACACCACTTGGTCGTTTAGGTAGACCGGAAGAAGTAGCCAAACTCGTTACATTTTTAGCGTCAGATGATAGTTCATTTATCACAGGTGAAACGATTAGAATTGATGGTGGTGTCATGGCTTATACATGGCCAGGTGAAATGTTAAGTGATGATAGTTGGAAGAAGACGATTGAGTAG
- a CDS encoding carboxymuconolactone decarboxylase family protein, with protein sequence MTYHYTEGNTEIMSIMNQGEEHIHQCTVSDELAALIKLLISKINGCNYCINLHKKELKELGVTQMKIDEVRSYNHLDLFTDKERITLEFAEKLNTVKEFKKFDILESLKEFYSEKEIIELVFIINQISSWNRLNIIGEQFY encoded by the coding sequence ATGACATATCATTATACAGAAGGTAATACAGAAATCATGTCAATCATGAACCAAGGTGAAGAACATATTCACCAATGTACAGTTAGTGATGAATTAGCAGCATTAATTAAATTGCTAATTTCAAAAATTAATGGCTGTAACTATTGCATTAATTTGCATAAAAAAGAGTTAAAAGAACTTGGCGTGACTCAAATGAAAATAGATGAAGTACGTAGTTATAATCATTTAGATTTATTTACAGATAAAGAACGTATCACTTTAGAATTTGCTGAAAAGCTAAATACTGTAAAAGAATTTAAAAAGTTTGATATTCTTGAATCATTAAAAGAATTTTATAGTGAAAAAGAGATCATTGAACTCGTATTTATTATTAATCAAATCAGTAGTTGGAATAGACTTAATATTATTGGTGAACAATTCTATTAA
- a CDS encoding type 1 glutamine amidotransferase domain-containing protein yields MAKIMIVNTSYDHFEGTTKPTGLWLGELVHFYDHFNNSDHHIDVFSIQGGHTPIDPVSLGRLMLDKVTKQYYQDEQFMKMLAHSRPLSEAVPEQYDVIYFTGGHGVMFDFPENIAIQHAIKTIYKHGGIVSAVCHGVSALLNVTMDSGKYFIDGKHVTGFSNTEEVLANRNNIVPFKLESELKNHHARYSKALVPFRPYVKVDNRLVTGQNPQSPKQVAEAVEQLLNK; encoded by the coding sequence ATGGCAAAAATAATGATTGTTAATACAAGTTATGACCATTTTGAAGGTACAACTAAGCCAACAGGTTTATGGTTAGGTGAATTAGTACATTTTTATGATCATTTTAACAATAGTGATCATCATATTGATGTCTTTAGTATTCAAGGTGGTCATACACCTATTGATCCAGTAAGCTTAGGTCGCTTGATGTTAGATAAAGTGACTAAACAATATTATCAAGATGAGCAGTTTATGAAGATGCTAGCTCATTCTAGACCATTAAGTGAAGCAGTGCCTGAACAATATGATGTTATATACTTTACTGGTGGTCACGGTGTGATGTTTGATTTCCCAGAAAATATCGCGATTCAACATGCAATTAAAACCATTTATAAACACGGTGGCATTGTATCAGCTGTTTGTCACGGGGTATCAGCATTATTAAATGTCACAATGGATAGTGGTAAATATTTTATTGATGGTAAACATGTAACTGGATTTTCAAATACTGAAGAAGTATTAGCCAATCGTAACAATATTGTGCCGTTTAAATTGGAAAGCGAATTAAAAAACCATCATGCACGTTATAGTAAGGCACTGGTGCCATTTAGACCATACGTCAAAGTAGATAACAGACTAGTTACCGGACAAAATCCACAATCACCTAAACAAGTAGCTGAAGCAGTAGAACAATTATTAAACAAATAA
- a CDS encoding NAD-dependent epimerase/dehydratase family protein, translating to MQTVLGSNGQIGHEIADEIYRHYTKDIRLVGRKPKKIHDTDELVAADLMSYDDTLRAITGSDIVYFAVGMPADSAMWEARFPIMLDNVIKACEATNSKLAFFDNTYMYDKNADAQVEHSRFHPVGRKSVVRAQMADMVKEAMAKHKIEALIARAPEFYGPDKTQSFTNSLVFNRIKAGKRAFIPVSDKVLRTLIWTPDASRAIVLLANTPDAYGQTWHLPTDRSVTYETIITIAENSLGKTINYTVLPMWVFKIASRFSHPVKELMELLPRYRYDNIFKSNKFKQRFPDFKVTTFEEGISKVLND from the coding sequence ATGCAAACTGTATTAGGAAGTAATGGACAAATAGGTCATGAAATTGCTGATGAGATTTATCGTCATTATACAAAGGATATTCGTTTAGTTGGTAGAAAGCCGAAGAAAATTCATGATACAGATGAATTAGTAGCTGCTGATTTGATGAGCTACGATGATACACTACGAGCAATCACTGGTAGTGACATCGTTTATTTTGCAGTAGGTATGCCAGCTGATTCAGCCATGTGGGAGGCACGCTTTCCAATCATGTTAGACAATGTGATTAAGGCTTGTGAAGCTACGAATAGTAAATTAGCATTTTTTGATAATACATATATGTATGATAAAAATGCTGACGCTCAGGTAGAACATAGCCGATTCCATCCAGTTGGACGTAAGTCTGTTGTACGGGCGCAAATGGCAGACATGGTTAAAGAAGCAATGGCAAAACACAAAATAGAAGCATTAATTGCTCGTGCACCTGAATTTTACGGTCCAGATAAGACACAAAGTTTTACGAATTCATTAGTTTTTAATCGTATTAAAGCAGGCAAACGTGCTTTCATTCCTGTCAGTGATAAGGTCTTACGTACATTGATATGGACACCAGATGCTAGTAGAGCAATTGTCTTATTAGCGAATACCCCAGACGCCTATGGTCAGACGTGGCATTTACCTACAGATAGAAGTGTGACGTATGAAACAATCATTACGATAGCGGAAAATAGTTTAGGAAAAACAATTAACTATACGGTGCTACCTATGTGGGTCTTTAAAATAGCTAGCCGATTTAGTCACCCAGTTAAAGAACTGATGGAATTATTACCAAGATATCGATATGACAATATATTTAAATCTAATAAATTTAAACAAAGATTCCCTGATTTTAAAGTGACAACGTTTGAAGAGGGTATAAGTAAAGTGTTGAATGATTAA
- a CDS encoding alpha/beta hydrolase, with the protein MHNKVVLEQEAQEFSEANKPHPRIYELEPKDGRQLLEEVQSSDVDKYDVDIESENFSTGEWGDVTVHFIRPKGNQDKLPVIYYIHGAGWVFGSLKTHDKLVRELAIRTNSIVVFTEYTLSPEAKYPTAIEQNYSVLQQLPSVAEEKNFNLNQLTVAGDSVGGNMSTVMTIMSKQRNGLKINQQLLYYPVTDANFDTESYNDFEENYYLTKEGMQWFWDQYTTDDNERAEITASPLRASIDDLKDLPSAMILNAQADVLRDEGEAYANKLRQAGVDVTQVRFQGTIHDFVMVNALDQTNATRAAMDVSVDWINKKRN; encoded by the coding sequence ATGCATAATAAAGTTGTATTAGAACAAGAAGCACAAGAGTTTAGTGAAGCGAACAAGCCTCATCCAAGAATATATGAGCTAGAACCTAAGGACGGTCGCCAATTACTTGAAGAAGTCCAATCTTCAGATGTTGATAAATATGATGTTGATATAGAAAGTGAGAATTTCTCTACTGGAGAATGGGGAGATGTTACTGTACATTTTATCCGTCCAAAAGGTAATCAAGATAAACTACCTGTAATTTATTATATTCATGGTGCTGGCTGGGTATTTGGCAGTTTGAAAACACATGATAAATTAGTAAGGGAATTAGCTATAAGAACAAATTCGATAGTAGTATTTACAGAATACACCTTATCTCCAGAGGCAAAATATCCTACAGCTATTGAACAGAATTATAGTGTACTACAACAATTGCCAAGTGTTGCTGAAGAAAAGAATTTTAATCTTAATCAACTGACAGTTGCTGGTGATTCTGTAGGTGGTAATATGTCTACTGTTATGACAATCATGTCAAAACAACGCAACGGATTAAAGATTAATCAACAGTTGTTATACTATCCTGTGACAGATGCTAACTTTGATACAGAATCTTACAATGATTTTGAAGAAAATTACTATTTAACTAAAGAAGGTATGCAATGGTTCTGGGATCAATATACAACAGATGACAATGAAAGAGCTGAAATTACAGCATCACCATTGCGTGCATCAATTGATGACTTAAAAGACCTACCAAGTGCAATGATTTTGAATGCACAAGCTGATGTACTTCGTGACGAAGGTGAAGCGTATGCTAACAAACTAAGACAAGCTGGTGTGGATGTTACTCAAGTACGTTTCCAAGGTACTATTCATGATTTTGTTATGGTCAATGCTTTAGATCAAACGAATGCTACGAGAGCAGCCATGGATGTATCTGTAGATTGGATTAATAAAAAAAGAAACTGA
- a CDS encoding SDR family oxidoreductase, protein MAMLTDKVAVITGAGSGIGEAIATMLHEEGVKVVIAGRNEDKLQSVAHQLSQDKVKIVPTDVTNKDSVDELIQIAKETFGGLDIVVNSAGQMLSSKITDYQVEQWDSMIDVNIKGTLYATQAALPHMLEQSSGHIINIASISGFEVTKSSAIYSATKAAIHTITQGLEKELAKTGVKATSISPGMVDTAITAAYNPTDRKKLEPQDIAEAVLYALTQPKHVNVNEITVRPV, encoded by the coding sequence ATGGCGATGTTAACAGATAAAGTAGCAGTCATTACAGGCGCAGGTAGTGGTATCGGAGAAGCAATTGCGACAATGCTTCATGAAGAAGGCGTTAAAGTAGTTATTGCAGGACGTAATGAGGATAAATTACAAAGTGTTGCTCATCAATTATCACAAGATAAAGTGAAAATTGTACCGACAGATGTTACGAATAAAGATAGTGTAGATGAATTAATTCAAATTGCTAAAGAGACGTTTGGTGGCTTGGATATTGTTGTTAATAGTGCAGGGCAAATGCTATCTTCTAAAATTACAGACTATCAAGTTGAACAGTGGGACAGTATGATTGACGTTAACATTAAAGGAACGCTATATGCGACTCAAGCGGCGTTACCTCATATGCTTGAACAATCTAGTGGTCATATTATTAATATTGCCTCTATTTCAGGGTTTGAAGTGACGAAATCAAGTGCGATTTACAGTGCGACAAAAGCAGCTATTCATACGATTACGCAAGGCTTAGAAAAAGAATTAGCCAAAACAGGCGTTAAAGCAACAAGTATTTCACCAGGTATGGTTGATACAGCAATCACTGCTGCATACAACCCAACAGATCGTAAGAAATTAGAACCACAAGATATTGCAGAAGCAGTACTTTATGCCTTAACTCAACCTAAACATGTTAATGTTAATGAAATAACAGTAAGACCAGTGTAA
- a CDS encoding single-stranded DNA-binding protein, translating to MTYHDRVLALRAESKRTAFEFRFEDLFTNEEWLNMSIADRQKAEKAFRHEVAKMDDVRMPFSSAHDAQVKLYNVVYAYNGIKRNFKQVENEGF from the coding sequence TTGACTTATCACGATCGCGTTTTAGCTCTAAGAGCTGAAAGTAAACGTACAGCATTTGAATTTCGTTTCGAAGATTTGTTCACTAACGAAGAATGGTTAAATATGTCAATTGCTGACAGACAAAAAGCTGAAAAAGCATTCCGTCACGAAGTTGCTAAAATGGACGATGTAAGAATGCCATTTTCTAGCGCACATGATGCACAAGTTAAATTATATAATGTCGTTTACGCATATAATGGTATTAAACGTAACTTTAAACAAGTTGAAAATGAAGGCTTCTAA
- a CDS encoding M23 family metallopeptidase: MTNIENIFVQCIEENKYKYLYKNFSKEFREAISRKELKKVIYSYKSKEHKLFSSFVNNDIKYFVFKSNNDSQGISLTINKDNKIVGLYLGQFTPQNRDKSTKLSYYMPIDKIWTIVWGGNNKLLNYHNDVLSQRYAFDLVITKKDKSYFNKGETNEDYYAYGENILAPQKGIVVDTRNTMKDNKIGETDTDHPFGNYVIIRHDENEYSLIAHFKQQSILVSPGEKINESTILGKCGNSGNSSEPHIHFQVMDASTIFNDCASLKIKFVNLENPIQGQNIER, encoded by the coding sequence TTGACAAATATTGAAAATATATTTGTTCAGTGTATTGAAGAAAACAAGTATAAATATTTATATAAAAATTTTTCGAAAGAATTTCGTGAAGCTATAAGTAGGAAAGAACTTAAAAAAGTGATATACAGTTATAAATCTAAAGAACATAAATTATTTTCTTCTTTTGTAAATAATGATATAAAATATTTTGTCTTTAAAAGTAATAATGATTCACAAGGAATATCATTAACAATTAATAAAGATAATAAAATAGTAGGATTATACTTAGGTCAGTTTACGCCCCAAAATAGAGATAAGTCTACTAAGTTAAGTTATTATATGCCTATAGACAAAATATGGACGATCGTATGGGGTGGAAATAATAAATTATTGAATTATCATAATGATGTATTAAGCCAACGATATGCCTTTGATCTAGTCATTACAAAAAAAGATAAGAGTTACTTTAACAAAGGTGAAACTAACGAAGATTATTATGCTTATGGAGAAAATATATTAGCTCCTCAAAAAGGAATAGTTGTTGATACAAGAAATACTATGAAAGATAATAAAATAGGTGAAACTGATACTGATCATCCTTTTGGGAATTACGTAATAATTAGACATGATGAAAATGAGTATAGTTTAATTGCTCACTTCAAACAGCAGTCAATTTTAGTTTCACCAGGTGAAAAAATAAATGAATCAACTATTCTTGGAAAATGTGGCAATTCTGGTAACTCTTCAGAACCTCATATTCATTTTCAAGTCATGGATGCATCAACCATTTTTAATGATTGTGCATCATTAAAAATTAAGTTTGTTAATCTAGAAAATCCTATACAAGGACAAAATATAGAAAGATAA
- a CDS encoding DEAD/DEAH box helicase, producing MNRLLEDFNQSLYKGFIDKSASHKGNYVPKLLINNKNENVLSTIIDELKKCNSFFISVAFITESGLASLKSHLLDLSQKGINGKILTSNYLGFNSPKMYGELLKLNNVEVRLTDIAGFHAKGYLFEHDNYTSMIIGSSNLTSNALKVNYEHNILLSTMKNGDLVNNVKSQFDMLWNNSMLLTEEWIEDYKETFEFKSIKKLTELEDDRIALTRKVNNTVEIEPNLMQRHALKSLQEIRAKNERKSLIISATGTGKTILCALDVRQFNPKKFLFIVHNEGILNRAKEEFKKVFPFENENAFGLLTGKHKDVEAKYLFATIQTLSRDNNYEQFPKDTFDYIVFDEAHRSAAASYQRVFNYFEPKFMLGMTATPERTDDLNVFAQFDYNIAYEIRLQEALESDILCPFHYFGVTDYIHKGVEQEDVSQLKYLTSYERVNYILEKTNYYGYSGEKLHGLIFVSSKKEAYELAEKLCEKKVLSIALTGDDGINYRQQVIEKLKKGDISYIITVDLFNEGIDIPEVNQVVMLRPTESSIIFVQQLGRGLRKSPNKEYVTVIDFIGNYKTNYLIPIALSGDQSQNKDKYKKFLTNNNTLNGVSTINFEEVAKKQIYESLEAVRLNQPKLILQAYEEVERRLGRMPLLMDFVRQNSIDPSVIFSKYKNYYEFLLKQKKSDVVFNENEFKNLTFFSRQISPGLKRVDILVLKEILTNETMNIDELDKKMLRENDDITIEDIRTSLRILDYSFYDSAIDKRYGEPLIQVSSSEVALKDSFKQSMRKREFKILIDDLIQLAFYNNDKYQHGKNSMILYNKYSREDFSKLFNWEKDGSSVIMGYMIKGNQLPIFITYDKHEDISDSTKYEDEFLSQDELKWYTKSNRTLASSEVKNILTHKENDIEMHVFVQKKDDDGKYFYYLGKAEYIKGSEKQDVMPNGSNVVTMNLAMEIAVRDDIYRYITN from the coding sequence ATGAATAGGCTATTAGAAGATTTTAATCAATCTTTATATAAAGGATTTATAGATAAATCTGCTTCACATAAAGGGAATTATGTACCAAAACTATTGATCAATAATAAAAATGAGAATGTTTTATCAACTATCATTGATGAACTTAAGAAATGTAATTCATTCTTTATTTCAGTAGCTTTTATAACTGAGAGTGGACTAGCTAGTTTAAAGTCTCATTTACTGGATCTTAGCCAAAAAGGGATTAATGGAAAAATATTAACATCTAATTATTTAGGGTTTAATAGTCCTAAAATGTATGGAGAATTATTGAAGCTGAACAATGTAGAAGTACGACTTACTGATATTGCAGGTTTCCATGCTAAAGGATATTTGTTTGAACATGATAATTATACTTCTATGATTATCGGAAGTTCTAATTTAACTTCTAATGCATTAAAAGTTAATTATGAACATAATATTTTGTTATCCACTATGAAAAATGGAGATTTGGTTAATAACGTCAAATCTCAATTTGATATGCTTTGGAATAATAGTATGCTTTTAACTGAAGAATGGATTGAAGATTACAAAGAGACATTTGAGTTTAAATCAATAAAAAAATTAACAGAACTAGAAGACGATAGAATAGCCTTAACAAGAAAAGTTAATAATACAGTAGAAATTGAACCAAATCTTATGCAAAGACACGCTTTGAAATCGTTACAAGAAATTAGAGCAAAGAATGAACGGAAAAGTTTGATTATATCTGCAACAGGAACTGGAAAAACAATTCTATGTGCACTTGATGTTAGACAATTTAACCCTAAAAAATTCCTGTTTATAGTGCATAATGAAGGAATATTAAATAGAGCAAAAGAAGAATTTAAAAAAGTGTTTCCATTTGAAAATGAAAATGCTTTTGGTTTGTTAACTGGGAAACACAAAGATGTAGAAGCTAAATATCTTTTCGCTACTATACAAACACTTTCTAGAGATAATAACTATGAACAATTTCCTAAAGATACTTTCGATTATATTGTTTTTGATGAAGCACATCGGTCAGCTGCTGCTTCATATCAACGTGTTTTCAATTACTTTGAACCAAAGTTTATGCTAGGTATGACAGCTACTCCAGAGCGAACTGATGATCTTAATGTATTTGCTCAATTTGATTATAATATTGCATATGAAATAAGATTACAAGAAGCACTAGAAAGTGATATATTATGTCCTTTTCATTATTTCGGTGTAACAGACTATATACATAAAGGTGTAGAACAAGAAGATGTATCACAATTAAAATATTTAACGTCATACGAAAGAGTTAATTATATTTTAGAAAAGACAAATTATTATGGTTATTCAGGGGAGAAACTTCACGGATTAATATTTGTAAGTAGTAAAAAAGAAGCATATGAATTAGCAGAAAAGTTATGTGAGAAAAAAGTACTGTCGATAGCTTTAACTGGTGATGATGGTATAAATTATCGACAACAAGTTATAGAGAAACTGAAAAAAGGTGATATTAGTTATATTATTACTGTAGATTTATTTAATGAAGGAATAGATATTCCAGAAGTAAATCAAGTAGTAATGCTAAGACCAACTGAATCAAGTATCATCTTTGTCCAACAATTAGGTAGAGGACTAAGAAAAAGTCCTAATAAAGAATACGTAACTGTGATTGATTTTATAGGGAATTATAAAACTAATTACTTAATTCCAATTGCTTTGTCAGGTGATCAATCACAAAATAAAGATAAATATAAAAAATTCTTAACCAATAATAATACATTAAATGGCGTATCTACTATTAATTTTGAAGAGGTTGCTAAAAAACAAATCTATGAATCTCTTGAAGCAGTGAGATTAAATCAACCTAAATTAATTTTACAAGCATATGAAGAAGTAGAAAGAAGACTAGGACGTATGCCATTGTTAATGGATTTTGTAAGGCAAAACTCGATAGATCCAAGTGTAATATTTTCAAAGTATAAAAATTATTATGAGTTTTTGCTTAAGCAAAAAAAGAGTGATGTAGTATTTAATGAAAATGAGTTTAAAAATTTAACATTCTTTTCAAGGCAAATTTCGCCAGGTTTAAAAAGAGTAGATATTTTAGTACTCAAAGAAATATTGACTAATGAAACAATGAATATTGATGAATTAGATAAAAAAATGCTACGGGAAAATGATGATATAACAATTGAAGATATACGAACATCGTTGAGGATTTTAGACTATAGTTTTTACGATTCAGCAATCGATAAAAGATATGGTGAACCATTAATTCAAGTTTCAAGTAGTGAAGTAGCTTTGAAAGATTCATTCAAACAATCTATGAGAAAAAGAGAATTTAAAATACTTATTGATGATTTAATACAATTAGCATTTTACAATAATGATAAATATCAGCATGGTAAAAATAGTATGATTTTATATAATAAGTATTCGCGAGAAGATTTTAGTAAGTTGTTTAATTGGGAAAAAGATGGTTCGTCAGTAATCATGGGTTATATGATAAAAGGGAATCAATTGCCAATCTTTATAACTTATGATAAGCATGAAGATATTAGTGATAGCACAAAATATGAAGATGAATTCTTGAGTCAAGATGAGTTGAAATGGTATACAAAATCAAATAGAACGTTAGCCTCTTCTGAAGTGAAAAATATTTTGACACATAAAGAAAATGATATTGAAATGCATGTGTTTGTTCAAAAGAAAGATGATGACGGTAAATACTTTTATTATTTAGGTAAAGCGGAATATATTAAAGGTTCGGAAAAACAAGATGTTATGCCAAATGGAAGTAATGTAGTTACTATGAATTTAGCAATGGAAATAGCAGTCAGAGATGACATTTATAGATATATTACAAATTAA
- a CDS encoding (deoxy)nucleoside triphosphate pyrophosphohydrolase, with protein sequence MKKIINVVGAIIYSDNKILCAQRSEKMSLPLMWEFPGGKIEKDETEEEALIREIKEEMKCDLIVKDKVTTTEYEYDFGIVKLSTYKCELNKELPTLTEHKQIMWLPLQQLNELTWAPADIPAVKKIMSEE encoded by the coding sequence ATGAAAAAAATAATAAATGTAGTGGGAGCAATTATATACTCTGATAATAAAATCCTTTGTGCTCAAAGAAGTGAAAAGATGAGTTTACCATTAATGTGGGAATTTCCAGGTGGAAAAATTGAAAAAGATGAAACAGAAGAAGAAGCATTAATTAGGGAAATTAAAGAAGAAATGAAATGTGATTTAATTGTAAAGGATAAAGTCACGACAACAGAGTATGAATATGATTTTGGTATTGTGAAACTTTCAACTTATAAGTGTGAGTTAAATAAAGAACTTCCTACTTTAACTGAACACAAGCAAATAATGTGGTTACCCCTTCAACAACTTAATGAATTAACGTGGGCTCCTGCAGATATACCAGCTGTAAAAAAAATAATGTCTGAGGAATGA